The Triticum aestivum cultivar Chinese Spring chromosome 3A, IWGSC CS RefSeq v2.1, whole genome shotgun sequence genome includes a region encoding these proteins:
- the LOC123056899 gene encoding probable serine/threonine-protein kinase WNK5, which produces MSGWAPSRRFDQEECIEVAWNRVRLRALDPSMVDRRHVEVCLLRSLHRDHIIGFHEVWLDHDAGVLNFITEVCNSASLREYFDRHKHVSVRALKKWALLEGLDHLHTRDPCIIHRDRTCSNVFSNGNTGHVIPAPINLASLANCLSSHPSWFGQPQRRRGQQ; this is translated from the coding sequence ATGTCGGGATGGGCTCCGTCAAGAAGGTTCGACCAGGAGGAGTGCATCGAGGTGGCGTGGAACCGGGTGCGCCTGCGCGCGCTGGACCCCTCCATGGTCGACCGCCGCCATGTCGAGGTGTGCCTTCTCCGCTCCCTCCATCGTGACCACATCATAGGCTTCCACGAGGTCTGGCTCGACCACGACGCTGGCGTGTTGAACTTCATCACTGAGGTCTGCAACTCGGCGAGCCTCCGCGAGTATTTCGACCGCCACAAGCACGTCTCCGTCAGAGCGCTCAAGAAGTGGGCGCTCCTTGAGGGCCTTGACCACCTCCACACCCGCGACCCCTGCATCATCCACCGCGACCGTACTTGCAGCAACGTCTTCAGCAACGGCAACACCGGCCATGTAATACCTGCGCCAATCAATCTCGCTAGCCTAGCTAATTGCCTATCCTCGCACCCTTCTTGGTTCGGACAGCCTCAACGGCGACGAGGACAACAGTAG